CCTATGAGCGTGCCGCACCTGGATACCCGCGTAATGGGCGAAGAAACCTCCATCCTGTTTGGCCCCTTTGCTACTTTCTCCACCAAATTCCTCAAAGAAGGCTCTTATTGGGATCTGTTTGAGTCCATCAAATACTGGAACATAGTTTCGCTGATGCGGGTGGGGCTCAAAAATTACGAACTTGAAAAATACCTGATCCAGCAGTTGAGTCTTTCTTTCGAAGATCGCATTGAGGCATTGCGGGTCTTTTATCCCGAAGCAAAAGCAGAAGACTGGAAACTGGAAGAAGCCGGTCAGCGGGTGCAGATCATTTATAAAGATGCGGAGAAAGGAGCATCGTTACAATTTGGAACGGAGATCGTAACCAGCGAAGACGGCACCATCGGGGCCCTGTTAGGCGCATCTCCCGGTGCTTCCACATCGGTTTCCATTATGTTAACATTGCTGGAACGGTGTTTTCCCGATCATTTTAACGGGAAATGGAGTGAAAAATTAAAAGCAATGATCCCCTCCTTAGGACAGAACCTGGAAGAAAACGAGGCATTGTGCTACCAGGTACGTACCGAAACCTGCGAGCTGCTGCAACTGGATTGGAAAGAGCCAGTGCCGGCAGGAATAACAGTAGAAGCAAACGTCGGTTAAAATACGGAATAACAATCTTATAAGCCTTCGCAGCGCGGAGGCTTTTTTTGTGCTCGCCTGTCTGTATTGCCACCGAAGCTTTTTGAGCTGAAGAGAGGGATGTGTTTGTCTCTTACCTGACGGCGGTTCAACGGGAAATAAGCAGCAGTAACCGCATCGGCAAAAAGGAAAAAGATCAGTGTTTCAGTGACGGAGATAAAAGAAAATTGGTTCGTTCTGATTTTTATTCTACATTTGTAGAATAAAATCTATATTTGTAGAATGATTAAGTTGTCAAAATCAGAAGAGCAATTAATGGAATATATCTGGAAAGCAGAAAAGGCCTTTATGAAAGACCTGATCGAAGCCTTTCCAGATCCCAAACCCGCCAGCACAACGGTAGCCACGTTGTTAAAGCGCATGACCGATAAAGGAGTGATCGGTTATACCCAGTATGGAAATTCCCGGGAATATTATCCTTTAATAAAAAAGGCCGACTATTTTTCGAAACATGTGACCAGTATGATCAAAAATTATTTTGATGATTCTGTGCTGCAATTCGCTTCCTTTTTTACAAAAGAAGCAAAGCTGAGCCGGGAGCAACTCGAGGAGTTAAAGAAGATTGTAGACGGGCAGATTCAATCTCTATCCGATCAAAAAAAGAAAAAATAATGCTTTACCTTTTAAAAGTCATTGCCTGCAGCGGATTGCTATATGTCTTTTATTATTGCTTTCTGCAAAAGGAAAAAATGCTGGTATTTAACCGGTTTTACCTGTTGGGCAGCCTGCTGCTTTCTTTTCTGATTCCGCTTTCGATCATACAGGTCCGGCTAAAACCGGCCGTGCTGCCTTCAGATACAGGAGCTGTTGTTGCTGTAACGGCCGCTCCCGCAGGGGCAACTTTTGCGGAATTGATGGCCCCATTTGTATATTGGGTAATAGGTATTATCAGTAGTGTATTGCTGCTACGTTTCACCATCCATTTAATCCAGATCCGCCAGAAGATAAACGCGAATGAGCAACGCGCTTTTGAAGGTGCGCGGCTGGTGCTTTTACAGGAGGCCGTAACGCCGCATTCCTTCTTTAAATATATTTTTCTGAATAAGGCAGATTTTGAGCGGAACCGGATCGATACGGCGATCCTTGTTCATGAACTTACACATGCACGTCAGAAACATACCTGGGACATCGTATTGGCAGAATTTACCGGGGCGCTGATTTGGTTCAACCCGTTCA
The sequence above is a segment of the Niabella agricola genome. Coding sequences within it:
- a CDS encoding BlaI/MecI/CopY family transcriptional regulator: MIKLSKSEEQLMEYIWKAEKAFMKDLIEAFPDPKPASTTVATLLKRMTDKGVIGYTQYGNSREYYPLIKKADYFSKHVTSMIKNYFDDSVLQFASFFTKEAKLSREQLEELKKIVDGQIQSLSDQKKKK